The Anderseniella sp. Alg231-50 genome segment CCGACAAGGTGACGCCGGACGCGCGTTTGCGTTCAATGAAGCTCTTCAGCTCGCCTGTGTCGGAAATGCCGACATTGAAGTCACCATCGGTAGCAAGGATCACCCTGTTGACCCCGGCACTGTCGATCTGGCGTTCGGCAAGCTGGTAGGCCTGGCGAATGCCCTCCGCACCGGCGGTCGAGCCGCCGGCATTCAAACGCTCGAGCGCGGACAGAATCTTGCTCCTGTCCGCCACCCGGGTCGGCTCCAGCACCGTGCCGGCAGAGCCTGCATAAGTGACGATGGAAACCGTGTCGTCCGGTTTCAGCGATGACAGCAGCAGCTTGAAAGAATTGCGCAGCAGCGGCAGCTTGTCCGGCGCGTTCATGGAACCGGACGTATCAATCAGGAACACCAGGTTGGCCCTGGGTGCATCGGTCTTCGGCAGCTCAAAGCCCTTGATACCGATGCGCAACAGTTTGGTATTGGTGTTCCACGGCGTCGGCATCACCGACACATTGGCCCGGAACGGTTCACTACGGCTGTCAGGGGCATCGTAGCCATAATCAAAGTAGTTGACCATTTCCTCGACACGGACAGCATCCTTTTGCGGCAGCACACCATTATTCAGGGCTTTACGCGCAAAGGCATAAGACGCCGTATCAACATCAATCGAGAATGTTGACACCGGGTCTTTCGCAACAACTTTAAGTGGATTGGGCGCTATGTCAGAGAACTTGTCGCGACCCTGTTCCCGGTACTGCCGGACCACAGCGTCATCACGGCTGCGCAAGCCCTGGGTCCCTTCGTACGCGGCAATACCGCCGACGATCTGCCTCGAAATACTGCGTGCTGCCTCATTCTCCCGCTTCGACAATAGCGCAGCATTCGGTTGTTGTTTCCCGGCTTCTTTCGTCTTGGGCATACTTTCTTCAAGCCGTGCAACAGGCGAACTATCCGTCAAAGCCGCAATGGCATCCTTTTCATCCGCAGGTGTGGCCTGGTCCACTTTGGTTTCAAGCGGCATGGGCACAATGTCGGGTCTGATGTGGTCGATACCAACAACTGCGACCGCCAGTACGGCAATGCTGGCGCCGCCGGCCATCAGGTGTGTGAGTTTGGGGTGTGCAAAGTCCATGAAAGGTCTCCTCTTGAGTGCGCTAAGCAATTGATTGCCCCGCTCTCTAAGACGGTTACCGATGGTCGATCCTTGGTGGGCTTGTGCATTTTCCTTCTGGAAAGCCTCAGTGGCTGCCCGCATTGCCGCCTGACGCGCAGCATCACTTGGACGAACGGCTGCCTGCCGCTCGAACGCCCGTTCCATCCTGTTCAGTTCGTCCTTCATGCTTCTGCTTTCGCCAGCGTTTTAAGTTCCTTGCGCAGCTCATGCATGCGCCAGGACACGGTGGATTCCTTGATTTCGAGCACGTCTGCGGCTTCGGCGTGGGTCAGGCCTTCAGCCAACACCAGAACTGCGGTTTCGCGCAAATCCCGGCCAACCGAGTTCAGCGCGTCATAGAGCCATGCCAGTTCGCGGGCGGTATCGGCCTCTGCGCCCCGCGCCAGTTCGGACACTTCGCCATAGGCCTGGTGCAGCCGGGTCGTGGCGCTTTGCCGGCGATGAAAATCCTGCGCTGCATTGACCACAATCCGATACAACCATGTGGTGAAGCGCGCCTCACCCTTAAAGGAGCGCAGTTTTCCCGCAAGCGATGTACAAACCGTCTGCGCCACATCTTCAGCATCCTCGCGCACGCCGGTAAAGCGCAGCGCAATTCGGAATATGCTGTCATAGTGACGTTCCAGCAGCACCTGGAAGGCCGCCATATCGCCACTTGCGGCCTGCGCGGCCAGCTCGCTGTCACTCGTGTTCATTCGCATGTTCTGTCATTGGACGCATGACAACAGCATTTCCTTGGCGGTTGCAGAACATTTTTTTGGAAACATGGTGTCGGCAACCCGGAATTCGGCTGGTTTGAGCCGATCAACCATCCATAATGAGCCCGGTCTGAGAAGACGCCTCCGCAATAATCCAGTCCATGAAGCTCCGGACTTCACGTCTGCGCAAACCCCGCTGTGTGGTCACCAGATCATAACCGATGTCGGTGACAACCCGCTCAGGAAACGGGCAGACAAGCAGACCTGCCTCTACCAGATCATGCAGGACCGGCTGGCTTCCCAGGACAACCCCCTGCCCTGCTATGGCAGCCTGTACAGCCAGATTGTAGTCACTGAAGCGAACGCCTGTTTCCGAACTGATATGTTCAGCCCCAACTTCCTTGAGCCATGGTTGCCAACCCATCCAGCGTCTGGTGGCTTGTGCCCAACTGAGCTCGGATAAATCCCAATGCAGCAAGGTGGCGTTTTGAAGGTCATCTATTGCGTTCAACTCCTGCGGACCGGACGCAAGTGAGGGACTGCAAAAGGCGCAAAGCTGTTCGTCAAACAGCCGGTGGGAAACCAGATCGCCCTGCGGCGTCTGGGCAAATCGGACCGCGATATCTGCCGCACTGTTTTCCAGGTCGACGATCTTCAACGAGGAATCGATCAGCACATCTATCTCGCCATTCGTCTCGCGAAAACTCTCCAGCCTTGGCACGAGCCAGGCTGTGGCGAAAGACGGTTCAACCGAAATGATCAGCTGTTTGCGGGTATCCGGGATGCGCATCACATCCACTGCATGCCGGACCTGAGCGAAGCCGGACGTGAGCATTTTGCAGCCTGAGCTTCCTGACGAAGTCAGTTCCAGGCCACGTCCGCTGCGCCGGACCAATTGCGTGCCAAGTGCTTCCTCGAGCTTGCCGACGAGCTGCTTCACCGCCGCCGGCGTCACCCGCAATTCTTCAGCCGCGCGGGCATAGTTCAGATGCCTCGACACAGCCTCGAACGCCTTCAGTGCATTCAATGATGGCAACCAGCTGTTCATGATAAAATATAGATAAACTAACTTTATTACGCAGATCAAATGATTTTCAGGAGTGGGTAGAAACCTGTATTTCTGAGAGAAAATCAGATCTGTATCCAGGGAAACCCGATGAGCAATTCTATACATTCAGACGTACAGCAAACAGTTCGTGTAGGCAGCAGGCGGTTTGAACTGTCTCCTTTCCATGACTGCTGGGCCAATGAGCACACGGTGATGGGTGTCTATGCGGGGCGTTATTACAGCGTGTTCAACGGTGAAGACATCACAGCTGCCTATTGGGCGCTGCGCCGCAAGGCGGCCCTGTACGATGTGCCGGAGCGCCCTGTGGAGATTTCCGGCCGTGATGCTGTGGCGTTCCTGGAGCGTGTTTTTGCCCGCAGGATT includes the following:
- a CDS encoding sigma-70 family RNA polymerase sigma factor gives rise to the protein MNTSDSELAAQAASGDMAAFQVLLERHYDSIFRIALRFTGVREDAEDVAQTVCTSLAGKLRSFKGEARFTTWLYRIVVNAAQDFHRRQSATTRLHQAYGEVSELARGAEADTARELAWLYDALNSVGRDLRETAVLVLAEGLTHAEAADVLEIKESTVSWRMHELRKELKTLAKAEA
- a CDS encoding LysR substrate-binding domain-containing protein, encoding MNALKAFEAVSRHLNYARAAEELRVTPAAVKQLVGKLEEALGTQLVRRSGRGLELTSSGSSGCKMLTSGFAQVRHAVDVMRIPDTRKQLIISVEPSFATAWLVPRLESFRETNGEIDVLIDSSLKIVDLENSAADIAVRFAQTPQGDLVSHRLFDEQLCAFCSPSLASGPQELNAIDDLQNATLLHWDLSELSWAQATRRWMGWQPWLKEVGAEHISSETGVRFSDYNLAVQAAIAGQGVVLGSQPVLHDLVEAGLLVCPFPERVVTDIGYDLVTTQRGLRRREVRSFMDWIIAEASSQTGLIMDG
- a CDS encoding vWA domain-containing protein, whose amino-acid sequence is MDFAHPKLTHLMAGGASIAVLAVAVVGIDHIRPDIVPMPLETKVDQATPADEKDAIAALTDSSPVARLEESMPKTKEAGKQQPNAALLSKRENEAARSISRQIVGGIAAYEGTQGLRSRDDAVVRQYREQGRDKFSDIAPNPLKVVAKDPVSTFSIDVDTASYAFARKALNNGVLPQKDAVRVEEMVNYFDYGYDAPDSRSEPFRANVSVMPTPWNTNTKLLRIGIKGFELPKTDAPRANLVFLIDTSGSMNAPDKLPLLRNSFKLLLSSLKPDDTVSIVTYAGSAGTVLEPTRVADRSKILSALERLNAGGSTAGAEGIRQAYQLAERQIDSAGVNRVILATDGDFNVGISDTGELKSFIERKRASGVTLSVLGFGRGNYNDELMQALAQNGNGNAAYIDTLSEARKVLVEEAGSTLFTIAKDVKLQLEFNPATVSEYRLIGYETRLLNREDFNNDKVDAGDIGAGHSVTALYEITPAGAEGRLVDDLRYQTESAKPEADSADEYAFMKIRYKLPDSDTSTLITAPVTKGSQAASVAQASPDDRFAASVAAFGQVLRGGRYTGSFSYDDVVALAQSAKGEDRFGYRAEFINLVRLARSAAALEPGKQ